The following proteins come from a genomic window of Nocardiopsis sp. YSL2:
- a CDS encoding histone-like nucleoid-structuring protein Lsr2, producing MPDLLVARTSAVVAIGRRRVRIRKGVTIVNADDSFVRGRENLFEPLEVPYIGGGDASKRRRPVVEETTADPGQTREPDLTVSSEDPQETSEGDGQDDRAQDDAGQEAPAAGDVGPEPEAEPSTDGAPAAEPTAKEVRAWCKDKNIDVPPRGRIPDDVMAAYRRAHGGGW from the coding sequence ATGCCCGACCTGCTCGTCGCCCGCACCAGCGCGGTCGTCGCCATCGGCCGCCGACGCGTGCGCATCCGCAAGGGCGTCACCATCGTCAACGCCGACGACTCCTTCGTCCGTGGGAGGGAGAACCTGTTCGAGCCGCTGGAGGTGCCCTACATCGGGGGCGGCGATGCGTCGAAAAGGCGTCGCCCGGTGGTGGAGGAAACTACGGCGGACCCCGGCCAGACCCGCGAGCCGGACCTGACCGTCTCCAGCGAGGACCCGCAGGAGACCAGCGAAGGCGACGGCCAGGACGACCGGGCCCAGGACGACGCGGGACAGGAGGCCCCGGCCGCTGGCGACGTCGGGCCCGAGCCGGAGGCCGAGCCCTCGACGGACGGGGCGCCGGCCGCGGAGCCGACGGCCAAGGAGGTCCGGGCCTGGTGCAAGGACAAGAACATCGACGTCCCGCCGCGCGGCCGTATCCCTGACGACGTCATGGCCGCCTACCGGCGGGCACACGGCGGCGGCTGGTGA
- a CDS encoding terminase large subunit, producing the protein MSTTSPSVGLLGAQVPQIRVAPPAPSSAGQDAIDIAASCGLILDPWQKLVLEDALGERPDGQWAAFEVALLVPRQNGKGAILEAIELAALFVWEEGEIIHSAHEFRTSKAAFNRLVGLINRNRQLKTRVAQVILSKGEEGVLLKDGRKIRFTTRTGGGGRGLSGDRVILDEAYNLSDDHMAALLPTLQARENPQVIYTTSAPDKDLAPCDVIAGVRKRAIDGDHERLAYFEWLADPHTDWCPAECDQHDDPADPVTWAKANPGFGIRLSEEKTRGQYTALSRRAFAREVLGVGNYPTTGTGWQVMEEQAWTDLTDPLSNPRNPVCFSLDVNPERSMGAIGVAGARPDGLYHVEIIAHLPGVTWMVPRMVDLVKKWKPCAVVVGNFGPAAALIPDLEAKDIKVIKASMGERAAAAGGLVDGCVRPATAPPTWRSTVRHIGQAPLTTAMASAVKQKVGKDGAFVWGRDTLSADICPLVAASQALWGYRKWGFKKPNAPFALVGN; encoded by the coding sequence TTGTCGACGACCTCGCCAAGCGTCGGGCTGCTCGGCGCGCAGGTGCCGCAGATCCGGGTGGCGCCGCCGGCGCCGAGTAGCGCCGGCCAGGACGCCATCGACATCGCCGCCTCGTGCGGGCTGATCCTCGACCCCTGGCAGAAGCTCGTCCTGGAGGACGCGCTCGGCGAACGCCCCGACGGACAGTGGGCGGCGTTCGAGGTCGCCCTGCTGGTGCCCCGGCAGAACGGCAAGGGCGCGATCCTGGAGGCCATCGAACTCGCCGCCCTGTTCGTGTGGGAAGAGGGCGAGATCATCCACAGCGCGCACGAATTCCGAACCTCGAAGGCGGCCTTCAACCGCCTGGTCGGTCTGATCAACCGCAATCGCCAGCTGAAGACCCGGGTCGCGCAGGTCATCCTCTCCAAGGGAGAGGAGGGCGTCCTGCTGAAGGACGGCCGCAAGATCCGCTTCACCACCCGCACGGGCGGCGGCGGCCGCGGCCTGTCCGGCGACCGCGTGATCCTGGATGAGGCCTACAACCTGAGCGACGACCACATGGCCGCGCTCCTTCCCACCCTCCAGGCCCGTGAGAACCCGCAAGTCATCTACACCACGTCGGCCCCCGACAAGGACCTGGCGCCCTGCGACGTGATCGCGGGCGTACGCAAGCGGGCCATCGACGGCGACCACGAGCGGCTCGCGTACTTCGAGTGGCTGGCCGACCCGCACACCGACTGGTGCCCGGCCGAGTGCGACCAGCACGACGACCCCGCGGACCCGGTGACGTGGGCCAAGGCCAACCCCGGGTTCGGGATCCGCCTGTCGGAGGAGAAAACGCGCGGCCAGTACACGGCCCTGTCCCGCCGGGCGTTCGCCCGCGAGGTCTTGGGCGTCGGCAACTACCCGACCACGGGCACCGGCTGGCAGGTCATGGAGGAGCAGGCGTGGACGGACCTGACCGACCCGCTGTCCAACCCGCGCAACCCCGTCTGCTTCTCCCTCGACGTCAACCCCGAGCGCAGCATGGGCGCGATCGGCGTCGCCGGCGCGCGGCCGGACGGCCTCTACCACGTGGAGATCATCGCGCACCTGCCCGGCGTGACATGGATGGTGCCCCGAATGGTGGACCTGGTGAAGAAGTGGAAGCCGTGCGCCGTGGTCGTGGGCAACTTCGGCCCGGCCGCAGCGCTGATCCCCGACCTGGAAGCGAAGGACATCAAGGTGATCAAAGCGTCGATGGGTGAGCGCGCGGCGGCGGCCGGAGGACTCGTCGACGGCTGCGTGCGCCCGGCCACGGCGCCCCCCACCTGGCGGTCCACGGTCCGCCACATCGGGCAGGCCCCGCTCACCACCGCGATGGCGTCCGCCGTCAAGCAGAAGGTCGGCAAGGACGGCGCGTTCGTGTGGGGCCGCGACACCCTGTCCGCGGACATCTGCCCGCTCGTCGCCGCCTCCCAGGCACTGTGGGGCTACCGCAAGTGGGGGTTCAAGAAGCCCAACGCGCCATTCGCTCTGGTGGGGAACTGA
- a CDS encoding phage portal protein, whose product MARWWDRLLGRGRGEVRGNVQDWVDAVIAAHEHGVLRTTMGTLDEERVGATLSNLVKSNGPVWALTLARMQVFSQTRFQWTRFMRGEPTDLFGSPELGVLERPWLGGTTADLLARMELDITTAGNAYIRRIRRRSGGRIVTDRVVRLRPEWMTIILGSQEDADHPAEAADVELLGYAYMPRGEHGDRMVLLAPDEVAHYAPYPDPDGVFVGMSWVTPVIRDVLGDNLQTDHKRAFLRNAATPNGVIKFDAAVTLEQVKEFKELFEAEHQGAANAYKTLYLGGGADYDAIGKDFAQLEFAITQGKAESRLASAAGVPPSWVGFSEGLQGSALNAGNFTSARRRFGDGTMRHLWENVAASLEMILLPPGGDGPPPRLWYTTRGMPFLAMDASDAAAVQGQEAQTIVALVKDGFTHESAIAAVTTHDWSQLKPRTDEHGNPLMSVQLQPPLTSGENSNGNQEGASGALGGSDE is encoded by the coding sequence ATGGCCCGCTGGTGGGACCGTCTCCTGGGGCGCGGCCGCGGCGAGGTCCGCGGGAACGTGCAGGACTGGGTGGACGCGGTCATCGCCGCTCACGAGCACGGCGTCCTGCGCACCACGATGGGCACCCTGGACGAGGAACGCGTCGGCGCGACCCTGTCCAACCTGGTCAAGTCGAACGGCCCCGTCTGGGCGCTGACCCTGGCCCGGATGCAGGTGTTCTCCCAGACCCGGTTCCAGTGGACCCGGTTCATGAGGGGCGAGCCCACCGACCTGTTCGGCAGCCCCGAGCTGGGCGTGCTGGAACGCCCGTGGCTGGGTGGCACGACCGCGGACCTGCTGGCCCGCATGGAGCTGGACATCACCACCGCGGGCAACGCCTACATCCGGCGGATCCGGCGCCGCTCGGGCGGACGCATCGTCACGGACCGGGTGGTGCGGCTGCGGCCCGAGTGGATGACGATCATCCTCGGGTCGCAGGAGGACGCCGATCACCCCGCGGAGGCCGCGGACGTCGAGCTGCTGGGGTACGCGTACATGCCCCGCGGCGAGCACGGCGACCGGATGGTCCTGCTGGCCCCGGACGAGGTCGCGCACTACGCCCCCTACCCCGACCCCGACGGCGTGTTCGTCGGCATGAGCTGGGTGACGCCGGTGATCCGGGACGTGCTCGGCGACAACCTGCAGACCGACCACAAGCGGGCGTTCCTGCGCAACGCGGCGACCCCGAACGGGGTGATCAAGTTCGACGCGGCCGTGACGCTGGAGCAGGTCAAGGAGTTCAAGGAGCTGTTCGAGGCCGAGCACCAGGGCGCCGCGAACGCCTACAAGACGTTGTATCTCGGTGGCGGCGCGGACTACGACGCCATCGGCAAGGACTTCGCCCAGCTCGAATTCGCCATCACCCAGGGCAAGGCCGAAAGCAGGCTGGCGTCCGCCGCTGGAGTACCGCCGTCCTGGGTCGGATTCAGCGAAGGCCTCCAGGGCAGCGCCCTGAACGCCGGCAACTTCACCAGCGCGCGCCGGCGCTTCGGCGACGGCACGATGCGGCACCTGTGGGAGAACGTCGCCGCGTCCCTGGAGATGATCCTGCTCCCGCCAGGCGGAGACGGGCCGCCGCCGCGCCTGTGGTACACCACGCGCGGCATGCCGTTCCTGGCGATGGACGCCTCCGACGCCGCCGCAGTGCAGGGCCAGGAAGCGCAGACGATCGTGGCCCTGGTCAAGGACGGATTCACCCACGAATCAGCGATCGCGGCGGTCACGACCCACGACTGGTCACAGCTGAAACCACGCACCGATGAGCACGGCAACCCGTTGATGTCCGTGCAGCTCCAACCCCCGCTGACCAGCGGCGAGAACAGTAACGGGAACCAGGAAGGCGCCTCCGGGGCGCTCGGAGGTAGTGATGAGTGA
- a CDS encoding FkbM family methyltransferase: MGSVFRSFPELVSRLGLDVRHLVHVGAHQGEEMPYYRMAGVGHVTLVEPIPRLVAALRRTHPDATVIEAACASTPGRARLHIPRRTNMATLATPQTTDGRTRAVDVEVTTLAHIQAAAEVAPDAAVIDAQGRELDVLDGADLASLDLVVVETCTVADPTMASPHRAVVERMAAAGFTEADRWVRDYAFVARWARGPGQPAPGPGEVRDVVFTREEQR, from the coding sequence GTGGGTAGCGTCTTCCGCTCCTTCCCCGAACTGGTGTCCCGGCTCGGCCTGGACGTGCGGCACCTCGTGCACGTGGGCGCCCACCAGGGCGAGGAGATGCCCTACTACCGGATGGCGGGCGTCGGCCACGTCACCCTCGTCGAGCCGATCCCGCGCCTGGTCGCGGCCCTGCGCCGTACCCACCCCGACGCGACCGTCATCGAGGCGGCCTGCGCATCCACGCCCGGCCGCGCTCGTCTGCACATCCCACGCCGCACCAACATGGCCACCCTCGCGACCCCGCAGACCACGGATGGGCGCACGCGCGCGGTCGACGTAGAGGTCACCACCCTCGCGCACATCCAGGCCGCCGCCGAGGTGGCGCCGGACGCCGCCGTCATCGACGCCCAGGGACGCGAGCTCGACGTACTCGACGGCGCCGACCTGGCTTCCCTCGATCTCGTGGTGGTGGAGACGTGCACCGTGGCCGACCCCACCATGGCCTCCCCTCACCGCGCGGTCGTCGAGCGGATGGCCGCCGCAGGGTTCACCGAGGCGGACCGGTGGGTGCGCGACTACGCGTTCGTCGCCCGGTGGGCGCGCGGCCCCGGCCAGCCCGCGCCAGGGCCCGGCGAGGTCCGCGACGTCGTGTTCACCCGAGAGGAGCAGCGATGA
- a CDS encoding glycosyltransferase, whose amino-acid sequence MKVVLLGVPQMGGDGDCWHDDIADGCRDLGWDVDFRQALGVPTRKIVEAARGADLFIWARTYGHDPVGDADAMLRRIEDAGTVTVGVHFDLYWGLGRRETRIGNESWWTAQHVFTADGGPRPWGERGVNHHWMPPAFGTRYFGRGTPKGPRREALFVGSNSSTIHGRHRTALIEWARRRFEQRFRHVGAGRSKVWGRKLNDAYASVRVVLGDSAPADFYWSDRIPRTLGRGGLLAYPRTPGLAEQGFTEDTMLLFDRFDFAGLGRQIDALTDARRRELTDNALTLISERHLFRHRMAQIAQTVGLT is encoded by the coding sequence GTGAAGGTGGTGCTGCTCGGGGTCCCGCAGATGGGCGGCGACGGGGACTGCTGGCATGACGACATCGCCGACGGCTGCCGCGATCTCGGCTGGGACGTCGACTTCCGCCAAGCTCTGGGGGTGCCGACACGCAAGATCGTGGAGGCAGCCCGTGGCGCTGACCTGTTCATCTGGGCGCGCACCTACGGCCACGACCCCGTCGGCGACGCCGACGCGATGCTCCGCCGCATCGAGGACGCCGGCACCGTCACCGTCGGCGTGCACTTCGACCTGTACTGGGGACTCGGCCGTCGGGAGACACGCATCGGCAACGAGTCCTGGTGGACGGCCCAGCACGTGTTCACCGCCGACGGCGGCCCCCGCCCCTGGGGCGAGCGCGGCGTGAACCACCACTGGATGCCGCCCGCGTTCGGCACCCGCTACTTCGGCCGCGGCACCCCGAAGGGACCGCGCCGCGAGGCCCTGTTCGTGGGCTCCAACTCCTCGACCATCCACGGCCGCCACCGCACGGCGCTCATCGAATGGGCGCGCCGCCGATTCGAGCAGAGGTTCCGGCACGTGGGCGCCGGCCGCAGCAAGGTGTGGGGGCGCAAGCTCAACGACGCCTACGCGTCCGTGCGCGTGGTCCTGGGCGACTCGGCACCCGCCGACTTCTACTGGTCGGACCGGATCCCGCGCACCCTCGGCCGCGGGGGGCTGCTCGCCTACCCGCGCACCCCCGGCCTGGCCGAGCAGGGTTTCACCGAGGACACCATGCTCCTGTTCGACCGGTTCGACTTCGCCGGCCTGGGGCGGCAGATCGACGCCCTCACCGACGCCCGGCGCCGCGAGCTGACCGACAACGCGCTCACCCTCATCTCCGAGCGGCACCTGTTCCGGCACCGCATGGCCCAGATCGCACAGACCGTGGGGCTCACATGA
- a CDS encoding HK97 family phage prohead protease, whose protein sequence is MSDLIDKRLPQRADIPPREDVLRMAPFGLRAAEEGEEGDGLTLDGYAAVFNRETIIDSWEGRFKEKISPGAMKKSFRENPPKIQFDHGRHPLIGSLPIASLRSISEDTDPELAPEGGAHVIGRIHDNWLMEPVRDAIASRSVDGMSFRFGVVRQKWYGADGKEIKDEEQLREELRRTWYEDVPDDELIVRDLKELRVPELGPVVWPAYDDTSVGVRSAVIDLGRLGDPDTRKTLARAVLLADAAEQGTGQAPPATGDRDEVPAGEHAKEPEPTKDEKTNEPQPTERKQTPPPAGTHSVYSEQYTADWYLPAHDSGLY, encoded by the coding sequence ATGAGTGATCTGATCGACAAGCGCCTCCCGCAGCGCGCCGACATCCCGCCCCGCGAGGACGTCCTGCGCATGGCCCCGTTCGGCCTACGCGCCGCGGAGGAGGGCGAGGAAGGCGACGGGCTGACCCTCGACGGGTACGCCGCGGTGTTCAACCGGGAGACGATCATCGACTCCTGGGAAGGGCGGTTCAAGGAGAAGATCTCGCCGGGCGCGATGAAGAAGTCCTTCCGCGAGAACCCCCCGAAGATCCAGTTCGACCACGGCCGCCACCCCCTCATCGGCAGCCTGCCGATCGCGTCGCTGCGGTCGATCTCCGAGGACACCGATCCCGAGCTGGCCCCCGAGGGCGGCGCGCACGTCATCGGCCGCATCCACGACAACTGGCTCATGGAGCCCGTCAGGGACGCCATCGCCTCCCGCAGCGTGGACGGCATGAGCTTCCGTTTCGGCGTGGTCCGCCAGAAGTGGTACGGCGCCGACGGCAAGGAGATCAAGGACGAGGAGCAGCTGCGCGAGGAGCTGCGCCGCACCTGGTACGAGGACGTGCCCGACGACGAGCTCATCGTGCGCGACCTCAAGGAGCTGCGCGTCCCCGAGCTCGGCCCCGTCGTGTGGCCAGCCTACGACGACACGTCGGTCGGTGTGCGCTCCGCCGTCATCGACCTGGGCCGCCTCGGCGACCCGGACACCCGCAAGACCCTCGCCCGCGCCGTCCTTCTCGCGGACGCGGCCGAACAGGGCACCGGGCAGGCGCCGCCCGCCACCGGAGACCGTGACGAGGTCCCGGCCGGCGAGCACGCCAAGGAGCCGGAGCCCACCAAGGACGAGAAGACGAACGAGCCGCAACCCACCGAGAGGAAGCAGACGCCTCCTCCGGCCGGCACGCACTCGGTCTACAGCGAGCAGTACACCGCCGACTGGTACCTGCCCGCGCACGACAGCGGCCTCTACTGA
- a CDS encoding phage major capsid protein — protein sequence MGAKPVAPSEEPRFLEEREERVKEIDSRIAELDAEFTGTMMTPEAREEWNSLNAERDEHAATVREMKARRDRLRQISANPGGGEPGAPAPGAAPAFHKQRGVEIYEISRIRADAHSEDEYREKLFDNARRAVERAKFAPMSGQSKERTAEHVEELLTRADDRDKWLAKRILITGNPVYERAFGKAIVAGGPQTWTAEEQRQMALSPDTAGGLAVPFALDPTVILTSDGSTSPLRQIARVEQITTDTWRGITSSGVTVSRSGEGDEADDNSFSIARPTVTPTRVIANIDYSVEIGQDWPQLRSEISRLLMDAKEREEDSAFVIGDGTGDNPFGVVKTLDAGSEVPMGAAGTLDVDDLYDLESELPVRFRRNAQFLGNKSTYNHTRGLSTGSDGGDLWVRLASGQPSELLGYSAHEASAMDSVGDPDGRVLLFGDFSEFIIVDRLGMTVELQQHVLGANRRWTGQRAVVAMWRNSSKVLVDNAFRVLTDPTAS from the coding sequence ATGGGTGCCAAGCCCGTAGCGCCGTCGGAGGAGCCGCGGTTCCTCGAAGAGCGCGAAGAGCGAGTCAAGGAGATCGACTCCCGCATCGCCGAGCTGGACGCGGAGTTCACCGGCACGATGATGACGCCGGAGGCCCGCGAGGAGTGGAACTCCCTCAACGCCGAACGCGACGAGCACGCCGCGACCGTGCGGGAGATGAAGGCCCGCCGGGACCGGCTGCGCCAGATCTCCGCGAACCCCGGCGGCGGCGAGCCCGGGGCCCCGGCCCCGGGCGCCGCCCCGGCGTTCCACAAGCAGCGCGGCGTGGAGATCTACGAGATCTCCCGGATCCGCGCCGACGCGCACTCCGAGGACGAGTACCGGGAGAAGCTGTTCGACAACGCCCGCCGGGCCGTCGAGCGCGCGAAGTTCGCTCCCATGTCCGGCCAGTCCAAGGAGCGCACCGCCGAGCACGTCGAGGAGCTGCTCACCCGCGCCGACGACCGCGACAAGTGGCTGGCCAAGCGCATCCTCATCACCGGCAACCCGGTCTACGAGCGGGCGTTCGGCAAGGCCATCGTCGCTGGCGGCCCGCAGACGTGGACCGCCGAGGAGCAGCGGCAGATGGCGCTGTCCCCCGACACCGCCGGCGGCCTGGCCGTCCCGTTCGCTCTCGACCCGACCGTCATCCTCACCTCGGACGGATCCACGTCGCCGCTGCGGCAGATCGCACGGGTCGAGCAGATCACCACCGACACCTGGCGCGGCATCACCTCCTCCGGGGTGACCGTGTCCCGGTCCGGCGAGGGCGACGAGGCCGACGACAACAGCTTCTCCATCGCCCGGCCCACGGTGACCCCGACCCGGGTCATCGCGAACATCGACTACTCCGTAGAAATCGGCCAGGACTGGCCGCAGCTGCGCAGCGAGATCAGCCGCCTGCTGATGGACGCCAAGGAGCGCGAGGAAGACAGCGCGTTCGTGATCGGTGACGGCACCGGCGACAACCCCTTCGGTGTGGTCAAGACGCTGGATGCGGGCTCGGAGGTGCCGATGGGCGCCGCGGGCACCCTGGACGTCGACGACCTGTACGACCTGGAGTCCGAGCTGCCGGTGCGGTTCCGTCGCAACGCGCAGTTCCTGGGCAACAAGTCCACGTACAACCACACCCGCGGCCTGTCCACCGGCTCCGACGGCGGCGACCTGTGGGTGCGGCTGGCGTCCGGCCAGCCCTCGGAGCTGCTGGGCTACTCCGCGCACGAGGCGTCCGCGATGGACTCGGTCGGTGACCCCGACGGCAGGGTCCTGCTGTTCGGCGACTTCTCCGAGTTCATCATCGTCGACCGCCTGGGCATGACCGTCGAGCTGCAGCAGCACGTGCTCGGCGCGAACCGGAGGTGGACCGGCCAGCGGGCCGTCGTCGCCATGTGGCGCAACTCCAGCAAGGTGCTGGTCGACAACGCGTTCCGAGTCCTGACGGACCCGACCGCGAGCTGA
- a CDS encoding HNH endonuclease, with the protein MDSLEYRRGRSGRPLARAKAKLKREGSNLCWRCGGAIDMQLTAVAPNHADAWTLDHLTPLSQGGSALDPANHREAHRRCNSARGNRADSAPAQQVNSRNW; encoded by the coding sequence GTGGACTCGCTGGAGTACCGACGCGGCCGCTCCGGTCGCCCGCTCGCCCGCGCCAAGGCCAAGCTCAAGCGCGAAGGCTCCAACCTCTGCTGGCGCTGCGGTGGCGCGATCGACATGCAGCTCACCGCCGTCGCGCCGAACCACGCAGACGCTTGGACCCTCGACCACCTCACACCGCTCTCACAAGGTGGCTCCGCACTGGATCCCGCGAACCACCGCGAGGCGCACCGCCGATGCAACTCCGCGCGCGGCAACCGCGCGGACAGCGCACCGGCCCAGCAGGTGAACAGCCGCAACTGGTGA